One window of Staphylococcus chromogenes genomic DNA carries:
- a CDS encoding DUF420 domain-containing protein, whose product MSLPILPTISTMCIVISAIFVAIGWRLIWKKEIKKHKKVMLLAAIFAVIFFTIYASRTIFIGNTAFGGPDSIKIYYTIFLFCHITLATVGAVLGLIQIITGLKDKYHVHRKVGPPASVVWFFTAITGVAVYILLYVLYPGGETTSLIKATFGL is encoded by the coding sequence ATGAGCTTACCAATTTTACCAACGATTAGTACAATGTGTATTGTCATCAGCGCAATATTTGTTGCCATTGGATGGAGATTGATTTGGAAAAAAGAAATAAAAAAACATAAAAAAGTAATGTTATTAGCGGCTATTTTCGCCGTAATATTCTTTACGATTTATGCGAGTCGTACCATCTTCATTGGAAATACTGCGTTTGGTGGACCAGACTCCATTAAAATTTATTATACAATTTTTCTATTCTGTCACATTACTTTAGCAACAGTGGGGGCTGTGCTTGGTTTAATCCAAATCATTACTGGTTTGAAAGACAAATATCATGTTCACCGTAAAGTAGGACCTCCAGCTTCTGTGGTATGGTTTTTTACAGCGATTACAGGCGTAGCGGTTTATATTTTATTGTACGTGTTATATCCTGGTGGCGAAACAACATCATTAATTAAAGCAACTTTTGGATTATAA